From Solanum lycopersicum chromosome 4, SLM_r2.1:
gttttgaaacgagaccctgcgacggtccgtcgtgcccatgacggttcgtcgtggggtccgtcgtctcaaccaattttccaaaaataaaatctgctgctcaaaacaactaaacaggtcgttacataaattcaaatatattatccaATAAATTATACACGataatttaatcatatatgtttcaataaatataaagttAATTAAAGAATATTGATTGACATGCACATAGGATTTCTAGATTAGATTGAGAtgttttaaatcaaatattttattaaaataatatatatatatatatatatatgtcctttaacttgagtttattttttatttatgttcttcaattttGGATTTGCTCAAGtgaacacttaaacttgtataaggTTCAACAAGTAGACTCATGAGTTTTACGTGGCGTAATGCATataggacaccacgtaggactcatattgtcatgtagaATGTCACGTAGGATGAgcgtgtctatttgttcaattctaTAGAAGTTTACGCATCTATTTGTACACACCCAAAATTGAAAAGACATCAATATGAGTTGAGCCCaagttaaaaaacatatttatgtattatgactattttttttagaaaaatcacttggattgatacattttaataaataattactgattttagcgattttttttatttatttgccACTTATAGCAACACTATATTAAATCTGCAATATGTactaaaagtgaattatgtatgcaataaatatgtattacaattatttttaaaaatatattataaatatgcttgtttttgtaagaaattgatatattacattataagtgtattttatcaaaatgcgtgataaatatattaatcatcaataaaatttatattatatgtgaataacaAGTTATGCTTTGTAATTTTCATTAATActgtattataaatatattaaaaagtgatcaagtaaaaaaatattattattataaatagtaaatatttttttaataatgtaaGCTccctattttatttatcaaattaatcaaaatatgaCGTTGAGGAgactttttccttaaaaatcTCTGATACAGTTGCattgattaataatttaatatgataatgaatatGCATAATGATAGCATAATGTATTTCtgatatacataatattaatacACAGGATATTTTTGCTTTCTGCACCTCAACTAATTCTACAGAATATCTCTTATAGCTAACTAAAAAGAAACAGAACAAATAAATTGAAgcggaataataataataatattttttaaaaataaaaatgattttgtagTAAAGCTCAGATTCCAAGAGGTGTGGTATGgttcaatatatttttgaatatatcaGTTATAGTGCGTCAGATAATCACCGCATTTCTTGTTTGGTCTGAAAAGTTGTAATCAAACAATGTTGCACTCGTCACTAAATCATGTGAGCTCTTTCACcatttagagcctgtttggctcagatttttgacttatttaattatttgacaatactcaaaatagcttattttaagttaaaaaaaacttattttaagccaaaagttaaaagttggggtagggtgctttttttttagcttataagctgttttaagttgaccacatttttatgttttttcccttaatatttttatacaatctccaaattacccatataaccctaacatctctttcttctatttttgccTTTTCACatttggcataacaacttcagcacttttatccaaacgcataactgcttattttaaaaataagtttcagcactttcaaaagtacttttttaaagctgcttttattaagcccatccaaacgggcccttagtttccacaaattcaaaaaaaaaaaagtttgtttaaAGTTCCAAGAATATGTCAACTTGAAGGAGCGGAGCTACGAATCAGGATGGTCAAACGAACActctttatcaaaataatatacgtaaaatattgttcaatatctaaatttaattaattaaatatatttatatttttgaaattatcaataattttattatagattGATAATTTAcgttaaatttaattataattttttatacttcTTACTTTGAACTTGttttggatttttattttattttttgtgtgggAACCAACAATTGTTTGAAGATATACACAACAATATCAGAAGTAGACGTACAAAGACAATTAGTTTATAAAACGGTGACtactattctttttatttatttatcattcttattttctttttatttttattttactttaaaagTTGGTATCGGTTGCCATTTGAAATAACATTGaacattttaaatcatataacTATCACATCCTCTTTTATAAACtgattttcatgttatttttattatacgTTAACTATATATAGcagttaaaaaatattcaaacagACAATATGTTAACACATTTCgttataacaaataaaacaatatttaaacaaataacCGTTACAAAATGATCAACTAAAATTCCCACTTTATCttaatgatattaatatttatgtttcAACTTTTAATATTCTGATAATAAATCTCaaattctttgaaaaacacttttgaTTTCTTAAATAACTTTCACAATAATAAGGAGAATACTAATAATGTCTAGGTTATTACAAATACACTTAGATTTGATGAGGAATACTCCTTCcaattaggaaaaaaaaattaacacaaagtttggttacatttttttttttatttgaatattctAATTAAATTCATCATGCTTTTGCATCACCATTTTGGGTGTTAGATGGCTTCTCTAATTCCATCTCTACTCTTCCATCTTCCTCACCTTTTTTGCTTTGTCCTTTTTCCCCCCTATAAATGGCATATAATATCAATTGTGCTGTTCCTAACAAACTTCCAACTCCATTTGGTACCTGtaaaaatgcataaaattaCAAACGTCATCGAATTTAGTTTATCTAAATCTAATATATACAGTATAAGCTGAATACTAAAATCTCTTAATTCATAGAACTTAAATCCTGAACCTGAGCCTGTATCtgttattatacatatacacaaCATAGGTATCGAGTGTACACACCGGATacgagttttttttaaaaaaagtcaattttACCCCTCATGACTATATGATAAAAGTTGAAAACAAGTGAAAGATTATAGTGTACTTACTGCAATGAAAGGGTCTTTTCCAAGCAATCCATAGACAAACCATGAGGTACCACATAGAAAGACAAACAAGGACAAGAAGAAAGGCATGTACTCTACACTTTTAGTCTTGATCACTAGCCTCTGCCAAAATAGGAAGTGACAAGTTTTTTAACCAAACAAAAAGATAAGCATTGTCAACAAAAGTTTAGGACAATAATGAGTAGtctattcaattaaaaaagCAAAGTTATTCAAGATATAaagtattgttatttattttctccGTAGGATCATTTGATATCTGAAATCTACTTGGGTCGACTAATCTTATTTGTACTGAGTCCAATCAAAAGAATAAACCGGTCCATATCAAAGAGGTTATTCACGAACTCAATATCTAGGTtaaaagcaacaaaaaaaaacaaaatttagggCAATAATTTACCAATAGTCACATTTAAATTCCCAAGTGAAACTTTTAAACATTGTCTTGAAATTTTCActagtaaaatttaaaactcaatGGAAATTTATTTGTCCTACTAAACCTCTTACATTTAGTTTAAGGATAACGAAATCATATCCATCCGACTACATCTCTTACCTTGTTCTATCTACACAGATTAGTCATTTGATATCTGAAACCTACTAGTCCGACTTATTAAAGGAATAAAGCGCTCCGTATGAAGAGGGGTAAGATACATACCATAATTGACAAAGGGGAACCATACATAATGATGGAGAAAATAGCAGCAGCAAAGCCACTAAAGACCTTTCTTTTATTGTCATGAAGAGCTAACATTGAGACCAATGCAACAGTTGAGAAGATGGAAAGAACAACAAATAGAATCCCAGAGATTTTTGCTTTTTCCTTCTTTGGTGCAAATATGAGGAAAACTAACACATAGAATGCCTCAAGTCCAGCACCTGTCCCATTGATAATTGATACCAACATGTTGTTTGGTGACACAAATGGAAGACCATACCTATTATACAAAAATCCATCaactttttttatcaaaacacaTTGATTTGTCTTACTAtccttttcaatcttttttttttaaaaaaaacaattctttaattttaacttttccaTACATATCTTTGGAATATGCACTTTAACACTTAAAAGGTgaaatacattttatttatcttcTTAACCAAAGTCAATTTAAAGCTAGACATGAAACTCAGACGAACTCAATAACTTTGATTCAAATACTgtatttatctaaaaaaaaaaataattaaaatcatataGAAGTTGCCAATTCAAAACTCATtaacttaaaaagtttttttttctttttcaaaaagagTATGGATGAAGGTCACTTAAAAGTTGTAATGAGCTTTTTAAACCTAAGATCTTTACAAATTTAATACTCACACCTTGTATAGAATTCTGCTTTTTTGACTATTCAACAGGggaaatttgtttttgttttgttttttttcaataaaagggGGAGTACATTAAAAGATTTGACTACAAGGtcaaaataagtcaaattttcttaaaagaaaagaacatatatatatatttgttagcttaattaaagaaattattaatcTTACCAAGTAGAGAGCAAGCAATTGAGAAGTGTCATTACATATGGTATGCCTGAGAATTGCTCTGTTGATTTattcataataaccctcttgaATGTTATCCTATACAATCAACAACGAAAAGAaagttcataaaaataaataaattgttggCTTGTATATCTCGACTATTTCATTAGAGCTCTGTAATAACTAGCAGGACAAAATCAGGTAACTCTGTCTACGAAAGTAAAGTTAGAAAATTACAAGGAGGCTTACATTGGAGCTAAGAAGAGAAACAAGCCAGTAATATTACCTATTCCAAGAACCAAATAAGAACACAAGTCATGAAAAAAAATCCAAGAAAagtaaagtgaaaaaaatagaaatgagAAGTCATACCAAAAATCCCAAACAAAGTGTGGAGAATTTTGATGATTGCCATAGctagaagtttttttttttagttttgtattCAAGAAAGATGTTGTGTTGAGAAGGGAAACGGTGCTGTATatgtagaaaaaaaatgttaaaaggaTTATAGGGAAGAgatataatatgtttttattattattattattatgtataaataGAGCCAAAAACAAGCAGGTTGGCAAAAAGAAACAATCTTTTTGCTTTCGTATTTATTTTGTAGCATGTCATTATACGTGTTGTATTGGTAGTAGTACCTAGATAGCATGAGATGGGGTccttatcctttttttttccttaaatcgagactaagagcctgtttggcgcAGCTTAAAatctggtcaaactgacttaaaagctggtttttgacttatttagctgtttgacaatattcaaaacagcttattttaagttaaaaaaaaaaacttattttaagccaaaagttaaaagctggggtaggggtgtttctttttttagcttataagttattttaccacatttttatctttttgtgcttaatatttttatacaatctccaaattacccatataactctaacatttctttcttccatttttcccttttcacgtttgacataacaacttcagcacttttatccaaacgcataactacttattttaaaaataaatttcagcactttttaaaagtacttttttaaagccgGTAAACTCAATAACACTAGACAGACTAAGGATATCTCTTTTTGTAATGTCTCTTCAACCTAATCTGAATCGAGTGACAGTAGACAGACTAAAGGATAgatggaaaaaaagaagatagaaaAGTTTTAAGTCTAATTGATCTCGTCTATGGATTTTGGTTTCTTTCATTTTCGTTTAAACTCTTTttagcttcttctttttttttctctcgtCTATATTAAACACATACACATGGAATCGTGATTATCATCGAGGTTAGagtaaaatgatataataatcataaatttttttaaaaaaagattcaagttgtgaaatacaaaagaaatttatcattacgaataattttttatttttcaataaatttttcgctatatgaatttaaattattaaaatttaaaaacagaCCAAATACATGGTAAGAATATGAAAGAGAAATGTAATTTAACAATggtcaaatacataaacagatCGCTAAACTTGTTGGTTTTTTTTCCCCAGGTACATCAACTACGTCATTTTTCTATTGATCATTGAACCACacataatttgttcctttaaaacactgttggttgattttgatcggcttttctattgtaaatacCTTCAATTGTGTTtgaattgtaataattttgattaaatgaaTGAAGACAAACCGTattagtctcatttgttttctaatgtgttcaaatgacttaagtaaaacacaattattctctAATATTTTCACTATCGATTGGACTAATGAGTTgtggaacaacatatgtatcctctatcaaTACCCCTCACAAATCTGGTTTCCACATCAGACAACGGTGTTTGTTTAAACGGAACACTATGGGGGTTCgatgattcaataggaaaatgacgCAGTTGAGGTATCTAAGGGAAAAAACCCAACATATTTAGCGATCTGCTTATGTATTTGGCCTATAACGGTCAATAAACAAAcattatttaaaagaattttaccTATGCGCAAATGTAATTTCAGATTGAATGAATTTAATTGATTACTTTTGAGCCAATATGGCTAAAATCGCTCTATTAAGAacgatttatttatttttaatgtagaaTTTTTCTTCGATATTTGGATTAATTTTAGTCTCAATAATACTCAatctaaattcaaatttaatccgACTGATCATATATTgctatagaattttttttttaaaaaaattacttaataaaagtatttgatTCCGATTTAATAGAGAGATTTGGCCGTATATACGTTTTTAATTACGTAAGCAAATGAACTATCCAAGAATAATTAGTTAAGGTGTCATTTCACAATTATTGTACCATGTGCTCCtaggataaaaataatataattattatggaTTTTTGTAAACAGAATTTTCACTATTAACACAAAAATCACTATGGACAGAAAAATCAAACTACTGACAGATtaaaaaacttttctttttaaatttaaaactagcaaataatgatatttattttacatatgagttcgaaagataataaatttatgTCATTTCAGATctctttaattaaatttatatatacttaattaaataaatttaccattccatttaaaaaattagatttatgatttttgtgtAATAGGGTGAAAATTGgtggggtttttttttttttagaaaatacacTTATGAGAAGAAGCTATATTATTGGGTGGCCTTATTgaaacaaatatttatatatatatatatatatatatatatatatatatatatatatatatatatatatatatatatatatatatatatatttgaatatttgtttCAATAAGGCCACCCAATAATATAGCTTCTTCTCATAAgtgtattttctaaaaaaaaaaaaaaacccaccAATTTTCACCCTATTacacaaaaatcataatatatatatatatatatatatatatatatatatatatatatatatatatatatatatatatatatagaattataattaattatcatatatatctatttttCCCCAAACACGACAAGCTGCCAGGttggaaatattttttgaagaattatCATACATAGGTTTAATATGAAAGTGAGAATTAACGGTCATTTTGGTGGCAGACAATCGAGAcgatttatattatattatattaaatcgAAACTATGAAGGCGAGATAGATTGGGGAGTATAGATTCTCGttaattttttgtgaaaaatattttttttctactaaacatattcttaaattttttgatcATTTATATTGACGTTGATAAGTGAGTAAGACTAATTTTAATAACTCGATTGTTTGGTTCTTCAGTTAattgataaaacaaaaattatggcAATGAGATGAATAACCAGACATGACATGTATGAGGTCCCCCACCCCATCTTGTGTGATGGTATTTGATCAGTTAGTCATTAATTTTGACAGTTCGATCTGTTGGAATTTGAAGGCAGTAATTTCATGTTTTGACAAGGACCTATCTAGCTTTGGAGAAGTAAAGGTttagtaaacataaaaattatattagcgTTTTATAGTTATCGAGTTTTTTATTTATGCTTTATATCAAAGAAGTATTAGTATAAAAATGAAGGTAGCATATGATTGTATAAAATCGTAGGCATCTGATTTGAATTAATTTCATTGGGTGTATGTATTTATGAAAATTGCATTTGTacaattgtatttgtatatcaatttttcatctcgctttatacaaatacagatTATACATTGTactttgtataatttgtgtttgtataaagcgagaaagagagaaaggcaaaagagaatTAGGCAGCGGAAAATTTTTATTTGCAAGGGttgtttggtagagtgtataaaaataatactcaATAGAGTGTATTAGCAATGCAAGCATTAGTAatgcatgtattagttatacttgtattagttatgcataTATTACCTCTTACGCACTGTTTGATTTGATGTATTAAAATTAGTATgcattgt
This genomic window contains:
- the LOC101259239 gene encoding bidirectional sugar transporter SWEET1-like, encoding MAIIKILHTLFGIFGNITGLFLFLAPMITFKRVIMNKSTEQFSGIPYVMTLLNCLLSTWYGLPFVSPNNMLVSIINGTGAGLEAFYVLVFLIFAPKKEKAKISGILFVVLSIFSTVALVSMLALHDNKRKVFSGFAAAIFSIIMYGSPLSIMRLVIKTKSVEYMPFFLSLFVFLCGTSWFVYGLLGKDPFIAVPNGVGSLLGTAQLILYAIYRGEKGQSKKGEEDGRVEMELEKPSNTQNGDAKA